In Erpetoichthys calabaricus chromosome 6, fErpCal1.3, whole genome shotgun sequence, one genomic interval encodes:
- the cbln2b gene encoding cerebellin-2b isoform X1, which produces MVPASCCPGPTAILAVSLLLGRGVSFALGQNDTEPIVLEGKCLVVCDSNPSSDGGVTSSLGISVRSGSAKVAFSAVRSTNHEPSEMSNKTMTIYFDQVLVNIGNRFDLTSSAFVAPRRGIYSFSFHVVKVYNRQTIQVSLIQNEHAVISAFAGDQDVTREAASNGVLLLMEGGDKVYLKLERGNLMGGWKYSTFSGFLVFPL; this is translated from the exons ATGGTGCCAGCAAGTTGTTGCCCCGGACCTACCGCCATCCTGGCCGTGTCCCTTCTTTTGGGACGTGGGGTTTCTTTTGCTCTGGGACAGAATGACACGGAGCCGATTGTTTTGGAAGGAAAATGTCTGGTGGTGTGCGATTCGAACCCTTCCTCGGACGGTGGGGTCACTTCTTCGCTGGGGATATCAGTGCGCTCAGGCAGCGCTAAAGTGGCATTCTCTGCTGTCAGGAGTACCAACCACGAACCGTCAGAAATGAGCAACAAAACTATGACCATCTACTTTGACCAG GTATTAGTTAATATTGGGAATCGATTCGATCTCACATCTAGTGCTTTCGTAGCACCGAGAAGAGGGATTTACAGCTTCAGTTTTCACGTGGTTAAAGTCTACAACAGACAAACTATACAG GTAAGTCTCATACAAAACGAGCACGCAGTGATATCCGCCTTCGCTGGAGATCAGGATGTAACAAGAGAGGCGGCCAGCAACGGAGTGCTCCTGCTCATGGAAGGAGGAGACAAAGTCTATCTGAAACTCGAAAGGGGCAATCTGATGGGAGGATGGAAATACTCAACCTTTTCTGGCTTCTTAGTTTTTCCTCTATAA
- the cbln2b gene encoding cerebellin-2b isoform X2 → MVPASCCPGPTAILAVSLLLGRGVSFALGQNDTEPIVLEGKCLVVCDSNPSSDGGVTSSLGISVRSGSAKVAFSAVRSTNHEPSEMSNKTMTIYFDQVSLIQNEHAVISAFAGDQDVTREAASNGVLLLMEGGDKVYLKLERGNLMGGWKYSTFSGFLVFPL, encoded by the exons ATGGTGCCAGCAAGTTGTTGCCCCGGACCTACCGCCATCCTGGCCGTGTCCCTTCTTTTGGGACGTGGGGTTTCTTTTGCTCTGGGACAGAATGACACGGAGCCGATTGTTTTGGAAGGAAAATGTCTGGTGGTGTGCGATTCGAACCCTTCCTCGGACGGTGGGGTCACTTCTTCGCTGGGGATATCAGTGCGCTCAGGCAGCGCTAAAGTGGCATTCTCTGCTGTCAGGAGTACCAACCACGAACCGTCAGAAATGAGCAACAAAACTATGACCATCTACTTTGACCAG GTAAGTCTCATACAAAACGAGCACGCAGTGATATCCGCCTTCGCTGGAGATCAGGATGTAACAAGAGAGGCGGCCAGCAACGGAGTGCTCCTGCTCATGGAAGGAGGAGACAAAGTCTATCTGAAACTCGAAAGGGGCAATCTGATGGGAGGATGGAAATACTCAACCTTTTCTGGCTTCTTAGTTTTTCCTCTATAA